ATTTAGAACCAAATGGCTTGTGTGGCAGTCCCCTTCTAatgtccttttccttctccctagCTCCCCTATGAGCTGCAGGACATGGTCAATAAGCATTTGCACAGCACTCAGGAGTCTGCAGGCCCTGGTCAAGAGGCAACCCACACCTTGGCTCCATCTGATGTTGTGCCCACCTCAGTCATTGCCAGAGTCTTGGAGAAACCAGAATCTCTGGTTCTAAATTCAGCTAAGTCTAGCAGTGGCAGCTGTCCCATGGCTGAGGATGTCTTTGTGCATGTGGACATGAGTGGAGCCCCTCCTGACGCCTGCAACAGCGCAGGGcagatggggaaggaggggggagaTGCGGGGAAACAGCAGAATGGTGGCTGCAAGCCTCAGAGCAGTGTGGAAAGTGTGCCAGAGGAGGTGCCTGCCTTTGAGAAGCTAAGCCCGTACCCTACACCCTCACCCCCCCATCCTATGTACCCTGGACGCAAAGTGATTGAGTTCTCTGAGGACAAGGTAAGGATCCCAAAGAACAGTCCCCTGCCCAACTGCACCTATGCTACGCGCCAGGCCATCTCCCTCAGCCTGGTACAGAGTGAAGATGAGAGCTGTGACAGGCACCGGACGCTCCCCAACAGCCCTGCTTCAGAAGGGCGCCGTTCAGCCTCCAGCTGTTCCTGTCAGCAGTCCCCCAAAGCAGCCAGGGCTCACGGCTCTTCCCAGAGCAGCCCATTCAGCAGCCCTCCCCAGATCCCGAGCGCCTTTGCCAGCTCTGCTAGCTCCGAGGAGGACCTGCTGGCCAACTGGCAGCGTATGTTTGTGGACAAGGCACCCCCCACCTCAGAGCGGGTGCTGATGAACCGCACAGCTTTCAGCCGTGACACGGCCCCCGAGCTCCAGAAGAGGTTCAGCCGCTccatgcaggagctggggagggcagccTCAGCTTACTCTGATGGTGAGGAGTCTgcgcagagctgcagctggacGGTGAGCCGGGACTCAAGTGTGGACACAGACAGCACTGAGTCTAGAGCCCGCAGGAGCCATTTCTCCTCAGACTATGGTACTGATTTCTCCCAGGATGAAGCCCAGAAGCTGTTGCAGGAAAGTGGTGGAGGCACTGCTGAGCCTGGAAGCCCCTCACCAGCGAAGCACAAGGACTATGTGGACCTTGGCTTGCCTGAGAGCCCAGCTGAGGAGAGAGAAATGTTGCTCCAGGGAAGCAAGGAGAGCAACCAAGGAGGTGCCCAAGAGGAAAGTGGAGAAGGCAGGGTCAAGCCTCCCTTCAGTCGGCCACACCGTAGTCCCAAAAGGATGGGGGTCCATCACTTGCATCGCAAGGACAGTCTGACGCAAGCCCAGGAGCAGGGCAACCTTCTCAGCTGAGGCAGGACAAGAAGCAGCCACAcgctgcagagctgtggggtgCCACCATCTGTCCACCTTCTGAGGGAGAAGCCTCACTTAGTAACCTCCTCCTcgggggggctctgctctgaaattttgtatttattctcttcttttgctACCTGAAAGAGCTGGGGTCCCCCTTCCCTGGCACCTCAGCCCCACAGTACTAGCACACACAGTGTGCAGAAGCACACCCACTGCCCCGGCACACTCGCAGCTCTCTTCACAGCCTCACACTGGTGCCTGTACCGGAGCTCGTTCTTGGTACCCCTTGTCCTGGTGCCTGTGCCTCTTTATGCTCGcatcttccttcccccttcccactCAGGTACCTGAGGCCCTGGGTGCTCTCATGTTGGttgcccacagctgctctgctctctttTAACTTGTGCCAACAGGGCAGAGTGCCTGTGTGGTGGTGTCTGATTCCCTGGGAGCCCCCAGGGGCCATGAGTGGAGCACGAGGACTCTCCCAGGACTCTCCCAGTGGCTGGCTGTGCGCCTCTGGGGATGTGCTGGGATTGCTGGTGTCTCATTTtcctgctgggttttgtttcccccagctgccctctggGGTGGTTCTCCAGAATCTGCTTCTGTGGGTCCCCATTGCTTGGCTCCTGCATTGGGCtcggcccccagcccccactgAGGCAACGCACagatgctggtgctgtggctTGGGGCACGGGTGCTGTTTGCTGGGGTGGTCTGGGGAGGCACAACCTGCTAGGTGCCTGGGGTTTGCGTGTCTCCTCCCTCACACCTCTTCCCCCACTCTCtgtgctgttgttttgtttgaatgGTGCTGATGCTTTGCTCTTGGGTGggcttctttcttctttccaagcctttggttttggggtgtattgttttttctttctccccgCCCTGCATAAACAGACACAGCCGTTGGCAGCTGGTCCGATGCCTGCGTTGAGGGTGTGTGAGGAGGTTCAGCTCTGAGCTGCGCTTCCCTCTGATCCTGGccttcagcctgcagaaaccCCTCCAGACTCAAGAAGAAGGTCTCGCCCCGGGCGAGCAATGCGTGAAGGACGCTACTGGGCTTTTCTGGGCAGGGCTTGGTGCAGGGCCAGCAGGGATGCGAGGGCAGCGTGCTGAGGAGCTGCTCCCTGCGGACACACTACCTCACGGCTGGGTGGCAGCCCTTCGCCAGGGTCTCCTCACACGCCCCCTTCTCTGGGGGGCTCCAGGCTGGCTCAGGTGCCTCTCTGGGGCCTCTCCTTCTGTGCTGGGCCTCTCTGCGTGTTTTTCCTAGTGTAGTGTGATATTGTGTGACTTCTCAGTCTTGTGTGCTTGGTGTCTTGttgtggggggagggagggggagaggtcCGTAGGTGTAGGTATTTTTTTGAGGGCTTACAAAGCCCAGGCATTCTGTTTTAGTTTTTGTCCTGTGCCCTCGTCTGTCTGGTGTTTCTTGGCTCCCCAGGGGTGCGAGGCAGAGAATAGCCTGGCTCCCTGTGCCGTGCCCCCCGCAAACCCCACTGGCTGTCCTCAGCCTGCTGTCTGGTTTTTGAGTTGGGTTTGTGTTGTCCTCCCACCCTACTCAGTGAGGGCTCTTCACTGGGCTGTAGAGCAGCCCTCTCTCCAGGAGGGAGCTTCCATTCGCATGCTTACAGCAAGATGTGCAGCCACGAGCTGCCTGGGGatcctgcccccctccccaaacccctGTCTCTACAGAGGGCCTGCAGCTTGCAGCTGGGGCCAGCCAGGGCTtcagctccagcctggaggcTCTGGGGCCTGTGaaagggagctgctggcctCTCCAGCGCTGTGTAGGTTGCTTTATATACCCTGGCAAGAGCTGCTGCCTACATGCTCACCTTGTTTCCCACCTTGAACAGTTGCAGAGCTAGATGCCACCCTCTGGCGGGGAGGTGAGACTCAGTATTTCACTACAGTATTTCGCTTGATAACCTGTGCAAACAGGCCGGTGCTGAGAGTGGGGGCCTCCTCTGAGCCTGCAGGGTGTTCATCTGCCCTGTCCTGAACGTGGTGGTGGGGTCCTTGCGTTTGCTCTCATCAGCCGTTCCACAGCTGCGTTTCTTCTATTCCTCTGCAGCGTTGCTGAGGGCTTGCACCTGCAGCGGCAGCCAGCTCGTGCCTCACGGACATCACCTGGGTTGGATGCTCACTGAGTGAGCTCCTCTGGTTCTGAGGCGGCTGGTGGCCTGCCTGTAGGACAGCACAGCCACTTAGGCGGTGGGGGAGGCATTGCCCCTCAGGGCGTAACCCCATCTCCCCTGAATCCTGGCATGCTGGTCAGGGGACAAAACCCACTCTTGCTGAAGCAGCTGGTGCTGATGGTGCGGGGCAGAGCCAGCCTCCCTCTGCTTTTGGTCAAGGTAGACTGAAAAGCAGACCAGTGGAGAAATGGAGGGGTGGCAAAGGGGTGCCCAGAGCCTCACCAGATGCTTCTTTGCAGCATTaggctgctggcagaggttgaGGGGGGAGCAGTGGCCTGAAGAGGAGCAGagccctctcccagctgcatgGTGCCTGCCCTCTGCACTCCTGCTCACCTCCAGCAGTATTGGCTCTGGGGCCTTGAGCTGACCCCACTTTCAGTGGCCCAACTCCAGACTGTTAATCTGTAactaatgtgtttttttttctgaaattttcaaacTGATGTATATTTTAAGACcagaaataaactattttaaaagtagGTGGCAATGGCTGTAGCGTTCTCTCTGTTGGTTGAGACCTGGACTGGACTGATCCTGAGATGTGAGGGAGCAGAGCCTCTCATGGTGCTGTGTCCCAAGTTCGCTGAGCTGTGCATGCCACCTCTTAGCTCTCTCAAGGAGAGTGATCCTGTGACCTGTAAGATTTCCAGGAGGCTGTGAATTCAGTGGTCATCCTGAGTGCCCACTTTAGCAGCAGCCTGGTTCAAGATGCTTGTGTGTATCAAGTCATTGTACTGGAGAAGAGGCGCAGTCCCAGGCGAGGTGCGATGTGTGGTTTGAGCGGTGTTTTACTTCTGTAATCATAGCGAAGCTGTGTAAACTGCTGTCTGGCTCTGAATGTGGACTGTCAGCTTCAAGATCAGACTGAGCCTGTAGAGCAGAATCCATTGTTCACAGCAGCACTCATGTCACTTTTGACTTGGAAGCTGacagcagcttaaaaaaaaggcagattatTTAACGAGGCAACTTTGAGAAACACTAAAAAAGCAATGTGGGCAATTTTAATGTTACTTAAAGGCTGTAAAGGCCAGGCTTGTCAAAACCTCTGCACCGAGGCTTGTGCTGTAAGCAGTTTTACTCATAAAACTGTGCCTGCCCAATTTCAAGTATTTTGGCTGCCCTTCTGTCTGATCTGTGTCTTGGCAAAGACCTCAATGTGCTGATCTAGAGTAGGATGAAGTGTAGCTagtctttttaatatttgttggttttcttgTAGCCCTCGCTCTCAGTTGTCTGTTTCAGAAGCTGAGTTACGTGGGACCACATAACATACCGCCTCCCTGGAGTTTGTATGAATTTTATAATTCTAGTGTcagtattttatgttttgtgtggggagggaggatTTGGCTTGATTGGACATACCCCAGGTAGGAAGCCCTCTGAACATGAGAGGGAGGGAGTTCCTGTAGGATGCCGGTACGGATGCTTGGAAGCATTTCATTTCCATGGTGCTGCAGGGGTCGCAGGGCTGGGATATTTCCTCCATCTCCCAAGTTATGCTGCCTTGTACCCTTCTGACCTAGGTGTATGCAAAGTGTAACCCAGGAAGCGTTTCTTCTTTGACCCCataattaatgattttattCTGTGTCCCTTTGAGTAGCAGCTGCTGCCGCATTTAATCTTCCAGCCTAATCTGAGCCTGGAAACAGGACCTTCCTTGcgcagctccagcacaggcattGGCCCAGCAGCCAAACCCGCAGTGATGGTGCGGGCTGGTGCTTTCACCCGAGGGTGCGCGGCTGGCGCCCAGCTCCCGGGCagggggaagggctggggggccGCAAACCGGGCTGCGGCCGGCCCCGTGCGGGGCGGGGGTGCGGGTCCCGCGGGCCGGGGCGCTGCTGCCCTCTGCCGGCGCGGAGGCGCCACCGCCTGCGCGGTACCCGGGGCCGCGCAGTGACCGAGGCGCACGCTGCCAGGAGTGGTGCCACGTCTGTGACCTTTATAAAACTCTCATCGCGACAGCAGTACAAGCAATAGAAAGAACATCTCTTATACACATCTGAATAAATACAGCCTGCGCCCTGCGGGCACagccgggcgcggggggcggcagcgTGGGCTACACATGCAGCGACTGGACAATCACAAGTGGCCGATGGGGCGCGTGACAACACAGAGATGTGTGTAGAGATGCGCTCAGACCGGGCCTCCGGCGCAAGGGAGGCATCCATAGAACGTGAGACATGTGAGAAGACAGCGAGGGCAGCCCACCGGAGGCAGGGCGCTGGCAGACGCACGCTCCCACAGCGGGCACGGGGCTCTTCTTGGCAGAAGCAGGCAGGGTAGCCCAgctacatttctgtttctgctaaGAGGCTGTCACCAAGCCCTGACGTCATCAGGACCATCTGGGAGCTGGAATCTGTGGCAAGAGAGGGAGAAAACCATGAGCCGCTTGGACTGCCAGAGGTAAGGATGAGGAATTAAGAGCGCTGCAGGGTGGGAAGCAAACTGCTGAGAGGATTGTGAGATTAAGTAGTAACTGGGTCTACTCTGGCCACGCAGCAGAACAGAATCGatgtttggggaggggggaggcagagccagcagcaagaGCCCAGGGTGGGGATCTGCATTTGCTATCTTGGCTGTCGAGAGGAACACTGGCTCCGAACCCTCCCCACATACACCTGCAGGTGACACTGGCTGTGCTGACCCAGCCAtgcccctccccagccccacgcagaCCTTTAAATCTGCATTCACTGAAATGTCTTTTCAGCTACAGAGTGCCCAGGCGGGACAGGCTGGCAGGCTGCAAGCCAGCCAAACCCACGTAGGGTGGTGGTGCTGCCTTCCCAAGAGCACGGAAGGCAGCAGGCAAGCAGCCATCTTatggcagcagagccctggaaaCCCTGACTTTCTGCGCTGCGTGAATGGAAGGTTTGtgcagcccttccctgcctgcctcggGGAAGTGAGGGCAGCTTGCTGGCTCTGcagtggcacagagcagcagccaggaacaCTGTGGCTCTCCCCAAGCCAAGCGAATCAGCTGCAAGGAGGATGGGCATGCATAGCAAGTAAGAAACTCAGCAGGGTACCAGTTCCCCATCTAGGAgcctttttaaacagaaaaaaattttcttttttcctagaCGTGAGGGAAGAGATCTTTAGTGGCTGTGTGCTTCAGATCCAGCGTCCTACACATTCAAAACTGCTGTGCGAGATCTCTATTTTGGGGATCAGTTTCTGGAAACTGGATGCAAACTTGGCCAGAGCTGTCAGTAAAGGATTTTTATGGCTCTAATAAATGAGGATCCAGATGTTTTGAGGCCTGGGGAGCGGTTGTGCTTGTCTGCTGCTAGTCTAATATGAGAactgggaggggggaaaggacAACtataagtaaaaaaacccaacacaaaacacaaccaaaaaaccccaacaaaccagcAGGATCACAAGGTAGGCATGACTATGCAATATCATATACACAAACAATACACAACAGGCTACTGCTATCTCcataatacacttttttttctgttagaagCAACAGACAGGCTGTGGCACCTGGCTAACCCTTCACACATTTGAGATTCAGCGATAGGAATAGCTGATGCCATGTGGATTGCAGGGAGGTTCTGGAAGCAGTAAGGAATGACATGAGCTTTGGCTAGGATATCTTCTGGCAAGGGCCCCCAAGATCTTTAATGCTCCTGTCCTTACGTTTTAAGACTTTGCACAAAGATTTTGTTCCTGCAGTGTCAGGGAAAATGCCTCAGAGGTACCATTCCCACTCTGCAGCAGCCGCATTGTCCTTGGAGGCTGCCTTTCCGAGCACAACTCGGCCCAACACTATTTAACATAAAGGTCACGCCTGGAGGCTGTCTGGATTCCAGTTCACAGGGAGCAAGGACAGACCCCCATTCACCAACCCCACCACGAGAGACCAACCCCGATTCCTGCCTGTCAGCCCCTGCCCGCAGCTCAGGTCCCAGAGCTCTTACTGTTCTGGCAGATCCAGGGGTTCTTCTCCCTAGCTGTGACTTCGCGAGCCTCcgtctcctcctcttcctcaccctcTGAGAGCAGGTCAgagatctgctgctgcagctcaggacTAATGTTGTTCTCTGCCAGGATGAGAGTCCGCAGGGCCGTGGGGTAATTCTCTACCATGTCCAGCAAGGTCTGGAGAGACATATAAACAGGCTGACAAGCAGCACAAACAGCAGCTAGGCTGAGCAGAAAGCTTCAATACTCCATCTCCCTGCAAACTCCAGCCCTCCTATTCTTACCTTTACCTTCCCTTGGCCTTGGCCCTCCCTTCGCCAGGCTTTCTGAGAGCCTGAGGACCTCTCACTTTTCTGTGGGAAGAGCTGAGCCTGGATGTCCTGGCTCTATCTAAAGAGGAAATGACTGCTCTACACCCTGTTGCAGCCACATACGCAGGCTAGTCCCCTCTTACCACTAGGAGCTGAGGTTCCAAGAGGAGAGCCTGTGCTACGCTACCAAGCCTTGGCCCTTACCTGCCCACAGAGCTTTAGCTCTGATCCTCAGTTCACAATTCCAACCCCTTAGTTCCTCCAAGAAAGCCAAATTACAAGCTGCATGCTTCTCCCTGCTGACATGAGGGAGATCCAGGAGCCCTAGGTCAGAGCTGTGGCTTACAAGCTCCTCCTGTGGCTGAATGCAACAGGCCCCGGGAAAGCAACAGCACCCTTGggtgcagggagggaagggggtgcATGTGGACTCACAGAGGGGGATGGAGGTAGGTAGAGGTCCTAGGGCCTCTACGGATGGCCAGGACCTA
This genomic interval from Falco cherrug isolate bFalChe1 chromosome 13, bFalChe1.pri, whole genome shotgun sequence contains the following:
- the TJAP1 gene encoding tight junction-associated protein 1 isoform X1 encodes the protein MSSTAPSKKPYRKAPPQHREIRHEVPIIRDDQDGVILAEQSQEPLTDAERMKLLQHENEELRRRLTYVTNKMEAMERELESGQDYLEMELGQNREELEKFKDKFRRLQNSYTASQRTNQDLEEKLHALASLSQSWIFAIKKAEMDRKTLDWEIVELTNKLLDAKTTINKLEELNERYRQDCNLAVQLLKCNKSHFRNHKFADLPYELQDMVNKHLHSTQESAGPGQEATHTLAPSDVVPTSVIARVLEKPESLVLNSAKSSSGSCPMAEDVFVHVDMSGAPPDACNSAGQMGKEGGDAGKQQNGGCKPQSSVESVPEEVPAFEKLSPYPTPSPPHPMYPGRKVIEFSEDKVRIPKNSPLPNCTYATRQAISLSLVQSEDESCDRHRTLPNSPASEGRRSASSCSCQQSPKAARAHGSSQSSPFSSPPQIPSAFASSASSEEDLLANWQRMFVDKAPPTSERVLMNRTAFSRDTAPELQKRFSRSMQELGRAASAYSDGEESAQSCSWTVSRDSSVDTDSTESRARRSHFSSDYGTDFSQDEAQKLLQESGGGTAEPGSPSPAKHKDYVDLGLPESPAEEREMLLQGSKESNQGGAQEESGEGRVKPPFSRPHRSPKRMGVHHLHRKDSLTQAQEQGNLLS
- the TJAP1 gene encoding tight junction-associated protein 1 isoform X2; the protein is MSSTAPSKKPYRKAPPQHREIRHEVPIIRDDQDGVILAEQSQEPLTDAERMKLLQHENEELRRRLTYVTNKMEAMERELESGQDYLEMELGQNREELEKFKDKFRRLQNSYTASQRTNQDLEEKLHALIKKAEMDRKTLDWEIVELTNKLLDAKTTINKLEELNERYRQDCNLAVQLLKCNKSHFRNHKFADLPYELQDMVNKHLHSTQESAGPGQEATHTLAPSDVVPTSVIARVLEKPESLVLNSAKSSSGSCPMAEDVFVHVDMSGAPPDACNSAGQMGKEGGDAGKQQNGGCKPQSSVESVPEEVPAFEKLSPYPTPSPPHPMYPGRKVIEFSEDKVRIPKNSPLPNCTYATRQAISLSLVQSEDESCDRHRTLPNSPASEGRRSASSCSCQQSPKAARAHGSSQSSPFSSPPQIPSAFASSASSEEDLLANWQRMFVDKAPPTSERVLMNRTAFSRDTAPELQKRFSRSMQELGRAASAYSDGEESAQSCSWTVSRDSSVDTDSTESRARRSHFSSDYGTDFSQDEAQKLLQESGGGTAEPGSPSPAKHKDYVDLGLPESPAEEREMLLQGSKESNQGGAQEESGEGRVKPPFSRPHRSPKRMGVHHLHRKDSLTQAQEQGNLLS